One Candidatus Zymogenus saltonus DNA segment encodes these proteins:
- the rplQ gene encoding 50S ribosomal protein L17: MRHQKAGNRLGRNSSHRKALMRNMATSLLDYERIETTEAKAKELRRYAEKMITLGKRGDLHARRQALSFIRKREVVAKIFDEYAERFKDRPGGYTRIMKMGRRTGDNARMAIIELIPGEKEKKKGKEKEKKKTTAAKPAKVVKGDKDKAKEKVKKEVKKKVKKEINKKAKETSKVKGKAEDKDKAASKKTERKADKKEEKK, encoded by the coding sequence ATGCGACATCAGAAAGCAGGAAATAGACTTGGGCGGAACTCAAGCCACAGAAAGGCCTTGATGAGGAACATGGCCACATCGCTTCTGGATTACGAGAGGATCGAGACCACGGAGGCCAAGGCAAAGGAGCTGAGGCGTTATGCCGAGAAGATGATCACCCTCGGCAAAAGGGGGGATCTCCATGCCCGCAGGCAGGCTTTATCCTTTATAAGGAAAAGGGAGGTTGTCGCAAAAATCTTCGATGAATATGCCGAGAGGTTCAAGGACAGGCCCGGTGGGTATACCCGAATAATGAAAATGGGAAGGAGGACGGGAGACAACGCTCGTATGGCAATAATCGAGTTGATCCCCGGAGAGAAGGAGAAGAAGAAAGGAAAAGAGAAAGAAAAGAAGAAAACCACCGCGGCAAAGCCGGCTAAAGTCGTAAAGGGAGACAAGGACAAGGCAAAGGAGAAGGTCAAGAAAGAGGTAAAGAAAAAAGTAAAAAAAGAGATAAATAAAAAAGCGAAAGAAACGTCTAAAGTAAAGGGAAAGGCAGAAGATAAGGATAAGGCGGCCTCAAAGAAGACGGAGAGGAAAGCCGACAAGAAGGAGGAAAAAAAGTAG
- a CDS encoding DNA-directed RNA polymerase subunit alpha, which produces MGSTIQANWRELIKPKKLVADSGEFNEFYGKFEAEPFERGFGITIGNSLRRILLSSIMGAAVTSVKIKDILHEYTTVPGVVEDVTDILLNIKGIRFKLFDEGPKTVRIEAVGPGIVKAGDIICDDSVRVFNPDHHIATLSKDGKLGIEMKVKWGRGYVPAERNKDEDEPIGTIPIDAVFSPIKKVNFTVTSARVGQRTDYDKLNLEVWTDGSVSPEDSIAFAAKILKEHMNIFINFAEDAEEYMEEVEDHREELNENLLRPVSELELSVRSSNCLKNADIKYIGDLVQKTEIEMLKTKNFGRKSLNEIKEILNEMGLRFGMKLENWPPEELSESEEKKTFSE; this is translated from the coding sequence ATGGGCAGTACAATTCAAGCCAATTGGCGCGAGTTAATAAAACCTAAGAAGCTTGTGGCGGATTCGGGAGAATTCAACGAATTCTACGGCAAATTCGAAGCAGAGCCCTTCGAGAGGGGTTTCGGCATAACTATCGGTAATTCCTTGAGGAGAATACTCCTCTCTTCTATTATGGGAGCCGCCGTCACTTCGGTCAAAATAAAAGATATTCTCCATGAATATACAACGGTCCCCGGGGTTGTGGAAGATGTAACGGATATTCTGTTGAATATAAAGGGAATTAGGTTCAAGCTCTTCGATGAAGGCCCGAAAACCGTAAGGATCGAGGCCGTGGGACCCGGCATCGTCAAGGCGGGAGACATCATCTGCGATGATTCGGTAAGGGTCTTCAACCCCGATCACCACATAGCCACCCTCTCAAAGGACGGCAAGCTCGGGATAGAGATGAAAGTTAAATGGGGAAGAGGCTACGTCCCGGCGGAGAGGAATAAAGATGAGGACGAACCTATAGGGACGATTCCCATAGATGCGGTTTTTTCACCCATTAAAAAGGTCAACTTTACAGTTACATCCGCAAGGGTGGGTCAGAGAACGGATTACGACAAGCTGAACCTCGAGGTCTGGACCGACGGCAGCGTCTCTCCCGAAGACAGCATCGCCTTTGCGGCGAAGATATTAAAAGAGCATATGAATATCTTTATAAACTTCGCTGAGGATGCTGAGGAATATATGGAAGAGGTGGAGGATCACAGGGAGGAATTGAACGAGAACCTTCTCAGACCGGTAAGCGAGCTCGAGCTTTCAGTCAGGTCCTCCAACTGCCTTAAAAACGCCGACATAAAATATATAGGCGACCTCGTCCAAAAGACCGAAATAGAGATGTTGAAGACGAAAAACTTCGGCAGAAAATCGCTTAACGAAATAAAAGAGATATTGAACGAGATGGGCCTGAGATTCGGCATGAAGCTGGAGAATTGGCCGCCGGAAGAGCTCTCGGAATCGGAAGAAAAGAAGACCTTCTCCGAGTAG
- the rpsD gene encoding 30S ribosomal protein S4, with protein MARYRGPVCKLCRREGMKLFLKGDRCFGEKCAIERRNYPPGEHGQGRTKFSEYGNQLREKQKVKRMYGVLESQFHRYFKEAERIKGITGENLLILLERRLDNMVYRLGFAGSRSEARQLVRHSHFLINGRKVNIPSFLTSPDDKIQLREKSRKIGKILDSLETVARRGIPSWLDYDKNSFTGTIKALPSREELTMPISENLIVELYSK; from the coding sequence TTGGCAAGGTACAGGGGTCCGGTGTGCAAGCTCTGCAGAAGAGAGGGGATGAAGCTTTTCCTTAAGGGCGACAGATGCTTTGGAGAAAAATGCGCCATCGAGAGACGCAATTATCCCCCCGGAGAGCATGGTCAGGGAAGGACCAAATTCTCGGAATATGGCAATCAGTTGAGAGAAAAACAAAAGGTGAAGAGGATGTACGGCGTGCTTGAGAGCCAGTTTCACCGTTATTTTAAAGAGGCCGAGAGAATCAAGGGTATTACGGGAGAAAACCTCTTGATACTTCTGGAGAGAAGGCTGGACAACATGGTGTATCGCCTGGGATTTGCCGGCTCCAGGAGCGAGGCGAGACAGCTCGTACGGCACAGCCATTTTCTGATAAACGGAAGAAAGGTCAACATCCCGTCGTTTTTGACAAGTCCTGATGATAAAATACAGCTGAGAGAAAAGAGCAGAAAGATAGGGAAAATACTCGATTCTCTCGAAACCGTAGCAAGACGGGGTATACCATCCTGGCTTGATTATGATAAAAATTCCTTTACCGGCACGATAAAGGCCTTGCCTTCAAGGGAAGAGCTGACTATGCCGATATCGGAAAACCTCATTGTAGAGCTATACTCCAAGTAA
- a CDS encoding efflux RND transporter periplasmic adaptor subunit produces MEKRSKRILYIVTAIIAVLFLMLVVNRILHSKLFADKEEEVKKDPVTVIKAKNGTVRRTLFYTGDLHAEKEVTVYSVVPGKVIRYNYKEGDSVAKGAALVLLERAETWDEFKPVVVESPISGVVAINHLDRGEFATTQTPLSMVVGGRGINVLIKVTDIEFASIKNGMDAELTVPALPGKFFKGKISKVAPVIRRDTRTAPVEIFFENEDRLLMSGMFGDIRIIIEEKEGAINIPLDTMLFEKEGMVGPYCFIVEGGKVAKKRKLETGIIDEGKVEILSGLKVGDKVVDLGKESLKDGSEIVIIEESSEE; encoded by the coding sequence TTGGAAAAGAGAAGCAAAAGAATATTATATATCGTTACCGCAATTATAGCCGTCCTTTTTTTGATGCTCGTTGTCAATAGAATACTGCATTCAAAATTGTTCGCAGATAAAGAGGAAGAGGTCAAAAAGGATCCCGTGACGGTTATTAAGGCAAAAAACGGAACGGTAAGAAGAACCCTTTTCTATACCGGTGACCTCCATGCGGAAAAAGAAGTGACGGTCTACTCGGTGGTTCCGGGAAAGGTCATACGCTATAATTACAAGGAGGGCGACAGCGTGGCCAAGGGAGCGGCCCTGGTGCTCCTCGAGAGAGCAGAGACCTGGGATGAGTTCAAGCCGGTAGTCGTGGAATCCCCCATCTCGGGGGTCGTTGCGATAAACCACCTCGACAGGGGGGAGTTTGCCACAACCCAGACTCCCCTTTCAATGGTTGTCGGCGGAAGGGGGATAAACGTCTTGATAAAGGTAACTGATATCGAGTTCGCCTCCATAAAGAATGGGATGGATGCCGAGCTTACCGTGCCGGCCCTTCCGGGAAAATTTTTCAAGGGCAAGATATCTAAGGTTGCGCCGGTGATTCGGAGGGATACCAGAACCGCCCCGGTCGAGATATTCTTTGAAAACGAAGATCGCCTGCTGATGTCCGGGATGTTCGGAGATATTCGTATAATTATCGAGGAGAAAGAGGGCGCGATCAACATACCTCTTGATACGATGCTCTTTGAGAAAGAGGGTATGGTAGGACCGTATTGCTTTATCGTCGAGGGGGGGAAGGTGGCAAAAAAGAGGAAGTTGGAAACAGGAATAATAGATGAAGGGAAGGTGGAGATATTGTCGGGATTAAAGGTCGGAGATAAGGTGGTCGATCTTGGGAAGGAAAGCCTAAAAGACGGCTCTGAGATTGTTATTATCGAAGAGTCCTCGGAAGAGTAA